From Streptomyces asiaticus, one genomic window encodes:
- a CDS encoding alpha/beta fold hydrolase — protein sequence MPYFEGSDGTRLFYTDWGQGKPVVFVSGAWLSSSAWEFQMLPLSEAGLRCVAFDKRGHGRSDWVGHGYDYDTLADDLAALLDHLDLREVTLVAHSMGGGEVLRHLSRHGHGRVSRVVLMAVTAPLMAWAPDHQDGIQRHLFDAVEAERTKDRPRWMAQNAQAFFATHLGNKISTELIEWTVRRCLDCSAKAAVEVVRTGFHTDLRAEAAALPLPTLIIHGDADASAPIDLCGRRLAKLVPDNVYKEYPRAGHGLFITHADDINRDLLDFIGATSR from the coding sequence ATGCCGTACTTCGAGGGTTCCGACGGAACGCGCCTGTTCTACACCGACTGGGGGCAGGGCAAGCCGGTGGTGTTCGTCTCCGGCGCCTGGCTCAGCAGCAGTGCATGGGAGTTCCAGATGCTCCCGCTGTCCGAGGCGGGCCTGCGCTGCGTCGCCTTCGACAAGCGGGGGCACGGCCGCTCGGACTGGGTCGGCCATGGCTACGACTACGACACCCTCGCCGATGACCTCGCGGCGCTGCTCGACCACCTCGACCTCCGCGAGGTCACCCTGGTGGCCCACTCGATGGGCGGCGGGGAGGTGCTCCGCCATCTGTCCCGGCACGGCCACGGCCGGGTGAGCCGGGTGGTGCTGATGGCCGTCACCGCGCCCCTGATGGCCTGGGCGCCGGACCACCAGGACGGGATCCAGCGGCACCTCTTCGACGCCGTCGAGGCGGAGCGGACCAAGGACCGCCCGAGATGGATGGCGCAGAACGCCCAGGCGTTCTTCGCCACCCATCTGGGCAACAAGATCTCCACCGAGCTCATCGAGTGGACGGTGCGACGATGCCTCGACTGCTCGGCCAAGGCGGCCGTGGAGGTGGTCAGAACCGGATTCCACACCGATCTGCGCGCGGAGGCCGCCGCCCTCCCGCTGCCCACCTTGATCATCCACGGCGACGCCGACGCCTCCGCCCCCATCGACCTCTGCGGCCGCCGTCTGGCGAAGCTGGTCCCGGACAACGTCTACAAGGAGTACCCCCGAGCCGGACACGGCCTCTTCATCACCCACGCCGATGACATCAACCGCGACCTGCTCGACTTCATCGGCGCCACGTCACGCTGA
- a CDS encoding cobalamin-binding protein, which translates to MRIVSLLPAATDIVAELGLAEHLAGRTHACDWPPEAVADLPVVTATGLDQDALTSREISDAVGGATHSGSSLYTLDTEALAALRPDVVLTQDLCEVCAVSYRKVSRAVRLLDAGTRVLSLEPHTLDEVLDCLVTVGELLGVRERAERRRADLCDRLEGIRQAVAGRARPRVVAIEWLDPLWPAGHWVPDQIATAGGEPLLAVSGAHTSPMTWEAVRAARPEVVLVLPCGFPPERTLRETHLLTRLPGWADLPAVRAGRVWVLDGPAYFNRPGPRVVRGAEVLAHVLHGVRAGDEVTAAEALPLPAAPADDPDTTS; encoded by the coding sequence ATGCGCATCGTCTCCCTGCTGCCCGCCGCGACCGACATCGTCGCCGAACTCGGGCTCGCCGAGCATCTGGCCGGCCGGACCCACGCATGCGACTGGCCGCCGGAAGCGGTGGCGGACCTCCCCGTGGTGACCGCCACCGGGCTCGACCAGGACGCCCTCACCAGCCGGGAGATCTCCGACGCGGTCGGCGGCGCGACACACTCCGGGTCGTCGCTCTACACCCTCGACACCGAGGCGCTGGCGGCCCTGCGCCCCGATGTGGTGCTCACCCAGGACCTGTGCGAGGTGTGCGCCGTGTCGTACCGGAAGGTGAGCCGGGCCGTCCGGCTGCTGGACGCGGGCACCCGCGTCCTCAGCCTGGAGCCACACACGCTCGACGAGGTGCTGGACTGTCTGGTGACGGTGGGTGAGCTGCTCGGCGTGCGCGAGCGCGCCGAGCGGCGCCGGGCCGACCTGTGCGACCGCCTCGAGGGCATCCGCCAGGCGGTGGCGGGCCGGGCCCGGCCCCGGGTCGTGGCGATCGAATGGCTCGACCCGCTGTGGCCCGCCGGACACTGGGTCCCCGACCAGATCGCCACCGCCGGAGGCGAACCGCTGCTCGCCGTCTCCGGGGCGCACACCAGCCCGATGACCTGGGAGGCGGTGCGCGCCGCCCGGCCGGAGGTGGTCCTGGTCCTGCCGTGCGGCTTTCCGCCCGAGCGCACCCTGCGGGAGACGCACCTGCTCACCCGCCTGCCGGGCTGGGCGGACCTGCCCGCCGTACGGGCCGGGAGGGTCTGGGTGCTGGACGGCCCGGCCTACTTCAACCGCCCCGGCCCGCGCGTGGTGCGCGGAGCCGAGGTGCTGGCCCACGTCCTGCACGGCGTACGGGCCGGGGACGAGGTGACGGCGGCCGAGGCGCTCCCGCTCCCGGCCGCCCCGGCCGATGATCCGGACACCACGTCATGA
- a CDS encoding polysaccharide deacetylase family protein — translation MDGPALLANLGHAPDIWRSPRLFSLGAYGPHRGTPRILDLLADFRIPATFFVPGWTAESWPDLLRTIADRGHELGHHGYLHELYYSRTIAEQRALIERSQEIFQRVAGTTAMGFRTPSGDFGADSPQLLCDLGFSYSSSMRGDDRPYRWRIDGRDTDLIEIPAQGELDDFPQFAYNDIPAEPRSQDRMAGTELTLDNWRREFDGYYRYGLCYVVMMHPEVMGKPSRVPLLRRLIEHIRSHDDVWFATGNQIAQWWRTYH, via the coding sequence GTGGACGGCCCGGCGCTGCTGGCCAACCTCGGCCACGCCCCCGACATCTGGCGCTCCCCGCGGCTGTTCTCGCTCGGCGCGTACGGCCCGCACCGGGGCACCCCCCGGATCCTGGACCTGCTGGCGGACTTCCGGATCCCCGCCACCTTCTTCGTCCCCGGCTGGACCGCCGAGAGCTGGCCCGACCTGCTGCGGACCATCGCGGACCGCGGCCATGAGCTGGGCCACCACGGCTATCTGCACGAGCTGTACTACTCCAGGACCATCGCCGAGCAGCGCGCGCTGATCGAGCGCAGCCAGGAGATCTTCCAACGGGTGGCCGGCACCACGGCCATGGGATTCCGCACGCCCTCCGGTGACTTCGGCGCCGACAGCCCCCAGCTGCTGTGCGATCTCGGCTTCTCCTACTCCAGCTCCATGCGCGGCGACGACCGCCCGTACCGCTGGCGGATCGACGGACGCGACACCGACCTCATCGAGATCCCCGCGCAGGGGGAGCTGGACGACTTCCCCCAGTTCGCCTACAACGACATCCCGGCGGAGCCGCGCAGCCAGGACCGGATGGCCGGCACCGAGCTCACCCTCGACAACTGGCGGCGGGAGTTCGACGGCTACTACCGCTACGGGCTCTGCTACGTCGTGATGATGCACCCGGAAGTCATGGGCAAGCCGAGCCGGGTGCCGCTGCTGCGCCGGCTCATCGAGCACATCCGCTCCCATGACGATGTGTGGTTCGCCACCGGGAACCAGATCGCCCAGTGGTGGCGGACGTACCACTGA
- a CDS encoding MurR/RpiR family transcriptional regulator has protein sequence MAEVGQQRRAVHVEAQQHGAAGAARPPGSLDRPGRGRIHETRRSLRADAFAAAVERLLPAEEVMIFGAGPSGIIAEYLALRLNRLGLKARHTADMGFRLPDALVPLSADDVVVIFAPARLFKEIEVIIDHAEEVGAPVVLITDALGPALGDRVAVTLLATLSASGATRETLGSLAVVDALALAVASQLGERALETSELLARLRGHFLPPNSPHYGRDE, from the coding sequence GTGGCCGAGGTTGGCCAGCAGCGCCGGGCCGTCCACGTCGAAGCTCAGCAGCACGGCGCAGCGGGCGCCGCCCGGCCACCGGGGTCGCTCGACCGCCCCGGCCGGGGCCGCATCCACGAGACCCGGCGCAGCCTGCGCGCCGACGCCTTCGCCGCGGCCGTGGAGCGGCTGCTGCCCGCCGAGGAGGTCATGATCTTCGGCGCCGGCCCGTCCGGCATCATCGCCGAGTACCTCGCGCTGAGGCTCAACCGGCTGGGGCTCAAGGCCCGTCACACGGCGGACATGGGTTTCAGACTGCCGGACGCGCTGGTGCCGCTCTCGGCGGACGACGTCGTGGTGATCTTCGCCCCGGCCCGGCTCTTCAAGGAGATCGAGGTCATCATCGACCACGCCGAGGAGGTGGGCGCCCCCGTCGTCCTGATCACTGACGCCCTCGGCCCGGCGCTCGGCGACCGCGTGGCCGTCACCCTCCTGGCCACCCTCTCCGCCTCCGGCGCCACCCGCGAGACCCTCGGCTCACTGGCCGTCGTCGACGCCCTGGCCCTGGCCGTGGCCTCCCAGTTGGGCGAGCGCGCGCTGGAGACCTCCGAACTGCTGGCCCGTCTGCGCGGTCACTTCCTGCCGCCCAACAGCCCCCATTACGGCCGCGACGAGTGA
- a CDS encoding CbtB domain-containing protein — MAQHVAQPTATTPELPATLPLKAIAPWAVFFGILMLILLYFVGAEQGATAVVSGSGVHEWVHDARHLLGFPCH; from the coding sequence ATGGCGCAGCATGTCGCGCAGCCGACAGCCACCACCCCCGAACTGCCCGCCACGCTGCCGCTGAAGGCGATAGCTCCCTGGGCCGTCTTCTTCGGCATCCTGATGCTGATCCTGCTGTACTTCGTCGGCGCCGAGCAGGGCGCGACCGCGGTCGTCTCCGGCTCGGGTGTCCATGAGTGGGTGCATGACGCCCGCCATCTGCTCGGCTTCCCCTGCCACTGA
- a CDS encoding CbtA family protein — translation MNSATVRNLLVRGMLAGLGAGVLALIAAYFLGEPNVDRAIGFEEAHAPAHEHEVEIVSRSLQSTAGLATGVLIYGIAFGGIAALAYCVALGRVGRFGPRATALLLSGCALLAVYVVPFLKYPANPPAVGNGDTIGKRTTLYFLMMVLSVLLAIAATILGKRLAPRLGTWYATVAAVAAFAVVIGPAFAFLPVVNEVPADFPATVLWRFRLSALAMQVILWGGFGLLFGELAERLLNPKPAKAEESRAMAAAPN, via the coding sequence ATGAACTCCGCAACAGTGAGAAACCTGTTGGTGCGGGGCATGCTCGCCGGTCTTGGTGCCGGTGTGCTCGCCCTGATCGCCGCCTATTTCCTCGGTGAGCCGAACGTCGACCGCGCGATCGGCTTCGAGGAGGCCCACGCCCCCGCGCATGAGCACGAGGTCGAGATCGTCTCCCGCAGTCTTCAGTCCACCGCCGGTCTGGCCACCGGTGTGCTGATCTACGGGATCGCGTTCGGCGGTATCGCCGCCCTCGCCTACTGCGTCGCCCTCGGCCGCGTCGGCCGCTTCGGCCCGCGGGCCACCGCGCTGCTGCTGTCCGGCTGCGCGCTGCTCGCGGTCTACGTCGTGCCGTTCCTGAAGTACCCGGCCAACCCGCCCGCCGTCGGCAACGGCGACACCATCGGCAAGCGGACGACGCTGTACTTCCTGATGATGGTGCTCAGCGTGCTCCTCGCGATCGCGGCCACCATCCTGGGCAAGCGGCTCGCCCCGAGGCTGGGCACCTGGTACGCCACCGTCGCCGCGGTGGCCGCCTTCGCCGTCGTCATCGGGCCGGCGTTCGCCTTCCTGCCCGTCGTCAACGAGGTCCCGGCGGACTTCCCGGCCACCGTCCTGTGGCGGTTCCGGCTGTCCGCCCTCGCCATGCAGGTGATCCTGTGGGGTGGCTTCGGCCTCCTCTTCGGCGAACTCGCCGAGCGGCTGCTGAACCCCAAGCCCGCGAAGGCCGAGGAGAGCCGGGCGATGGCGGCCGCCCCGAACTGA
- a CDS encoding TetR/AcrR family transcriptional regulator produces MVVVDGKPGLRERKKQRTHAAISEAAITLFLEHGFNQVSVAQVAEAAEVSKRTLFAYFPAKEDLVVHRLADHEAESARVVRARPPRTAPLTALREHFLKGLRERDPITGLNDHPQILKLTRMILDTPSLVARMERFKAGAERELARALRETAETPELTARLAAVQIVAVQWSLAQDNTRRVTYGEPADERYTGAVADAEHAFALLENGLRHLPPRK; encoded by the coding sequence GTGGTCGTCGTGGACGGCAAGCCAGGGCTACGGGAGCGGAAGAAGCAGCGGACCCACGCGGCGATCTCCGAGGCGGCGATCACGCTCTTCCTCGAACACGGCTTCAACCAGGTCTCGGTGGCCCAGGTGGCCGAGGCGGCCGAGGTGTCCAAGCGCACGCTCTTCGCCTACTTCCCGGCGAAGGAAGACCTCGTGGTGCACCGCCTCGCCGACCACGAGGCCGAAAGCGCCCGCGTCGTACGGGCCCGCCCACCCCGCACCGCCCCGCTGACCGCACTGCGCGAGCACTTCCTCAAGGGCCTGCGCGAACGGGACCCGATCACCGGGCTCAACGACCATCCCCAGATCCTCAAGCTCACCCGGATGATCCTCGACACACCCTCGCTGGTGGCCCGGATGGAGCGGTTCAAGGCCGGTGCCGAACGCGAGCTCGCGCGGGCGCTGCGGGAGACGGCGGAGACCCCGGAGCTCACCGCGCGGCTGGCCGCCGTCCAAATCGTCGCCGTCCAGTGGTCACTGGCACAGGACAACACCCGACGCGTGACGTACGGGGAACCGGCCGACGAGCGCTACACGGGTGCGGTGGCCGACGCGGAGCACGCGTTCGCGCTGCTGGAGAACGGACTGCGGCACCTGCCCCCGCGGAAGTGA
- a CDS encoding FAD-dependent monooxygenase — MSTEKTAKTEKTASAADVVIAGAGPTGLMLAYELALAGVETLVLEKLDQRIEQVKGGAIQPRTAELLESRGLLEPMLRRAIQRAPVGGNFALLPVPLDCTPWRTRHNSVIGIPQWKIEEVLEERVTAAGARVLRGAAVTKVESDEDGVVVTADGLEVRARYLVACDGGHSTVRKLLELPFPGRAGTHQAVLTDIRLTAVSSLVPKRMGHISTMTRRVGDYWAMLIPVEGDLYRFTFGRADQVDTVRDAPVTHDEIATALREVYGEETTLGAVENSSRFSDATRQLEQYRVGRVLFAGDAAHIHPPLGGQGLNLGMQDGINLGWKLAAVIQDRAPSGLLDSYHAERHPVGAQVLHHTSAQRVLADTNPSEDVAALRDIFIELLRLPDANRHLAGLISGLSLRYELPGDHPLTGQRVPDADLVTEAGATRLSALFGSGHAVLLDLGGAVPDGLRLPPRVDLVRATCADDLGAAALLIRPDGYVCWAADTPAACDETLLATIEGGLTKVH, encoded by the coding sequence GTGTCCACGGAGAAGACGGCGAAGACGGAGAAGACGGCGAGCGCGGCCGACGTCGTCATCGCGGGCGCCGGCCCGACCGGGCTGATGCTGGCGTACGAGCTGGCGCTGGCCGGGGTCGAGACCCTGGTGCTGGAGAAGCTGGACCAGCGCATCGAGCAGGTGAAGGGCGGCGCGATCCAGCCCCGTACGGCCGAACTGCTGGAGTCGCGCGGGCTGTTGGAGCCCATGCTGCGGCGGGCCATCCAGCGTGCCCCGGTGGGCGGGAACTTCGCGCTGCTGCCCGTGCCCTTGGACTGCACCCCGTGGCGGACCAGGCACAACAGCGTGATCGGCATCCCTCAGTGGAAGATCGAGGAGGTGCTCGAGGAGCGGGTGACCGCCGCGGGCGCCCGGGTTCTGCGGGGCGCCGCCGTCACGAAGGTCGAGTCGGACGAGGACGGCGTGGTCGTGACGGCGGACGGCCTGGAGGTGCGGGCGCGCTATCTGGTGGCGTGCGACGGCGGCCACAGCACGGTGCGGAAACTGCTGGAGCTGCCGTTTCCCGGGCGGGCGGGGACCCATCAGGCGGTGCTGACCGACATCCGGCTGACCGCGGTGTCCTCACTGGTGCCGAAGCGGATGGGGCACATCAGCACCATGACCCGTCGTGTGGGCGACTACTGGGCCATGCTGATCCCGGTCGAGGGTGACCTCTACCGCTTCACCTTCGGGCGCGCGGACCAGGTGGACACCGTCCGCGACGCCCCGGTCACCCATGACGAGATCGCCACCGCGCTGCGGGAGGTGTACGGCGAGGAGACCACCCTGGGGGCCGTGGAAAACTCCTCGCGCTTCAGCGATGCCACGCGACAGTTGGAGCAGTACCGCGTGGGCCGCGTGCTGTTCGCGGGCGACGCCGCCCACATCCATCCGCCGCTGGGCGGCCAGGGGCTCAACCTCGGCATGCAGGATGGGATCAACCTCGGCTGGAAACTGGCCGCGGTCATCCAGGACCGGGCGCCGAGCGGCCTCCTGGACAGCTATCACGCCGAACGACACCCGGTCGGAGCTCAGGTCCTGCACCACACGTCGGCCCAGCGGGTCCTGGCGGACACGAACCCGAGCGAGGACGTGGCCGCCCTGCGTGACATCTTCATCGAGCTGCTGCGGCTGCCCGACGCCAACCGCCACCTCGCGGGACTGATATCCGGGCTCTCACTGCGCTACGAACTGCCCGGCGACCATCCCCTCACCGGGCAGCGCGTGCCGGATGCCGACCTGGTCACCGAGGCCGGTGCCACCCGGCTGTCGGCGCTGTTCGGCTCGGGCCACGCCGTTCTGCTCGATCTGGGCGGAGCCGTCCCGGACGGCCTCCGGCTCCCGCCACGCGTCGACCTCGTCCGGGCCACCTGCGCGGACGACCTGGGCGCCGCCGCCCTGCTCATCCGCCCCGACGGCTATGTGTGCTGGGCTGCGGACACTCCGGCCGCATGCGACGAGACCCTGCTCGCCACGATCGAAGGCGGGCTGACGAAGGTGCACTGA
- a CDS encoding sensor histidine kinase has product MRGLRGRLSLRGLRGRLSLRGRLLAIALMLLVAALLGSNALAVVLLKRDLVHQLDNRLRTAATAAARLTDPSDMAGDRTSRVRDTVEQQLTGDVYLASLGPNGRGRQVIRPAAHSAPTLPPLGAAAVGERGRRPFEAPAADGGAAWRVIAVPLNAPGEQRKQAEGTHSVVVAASLAQVNATIRQLGTRMLLIDSLVLALLAGAGWFAVRAGLRPLRRIETTAAAIADGDLSSRVPELAASRTELGRLARALNGMLDRVEESDAARATAAERMRRFIADASHELRTPLFGIKGFTELYRMGGMPERADVDAAMGRIEREAARLVRLVEDLLLLARLDEYAAAADLPLHPTPMDLRTLAADALHDLRALDPRRPVTLTGPGGGPPGGAPVLGDEARLRQVASNLVGNAVAHTPPGTPVRIGVGTRDGLAVLELHDEGPGMSEEQAARAFDRFYRADDARGRIDSGGAGLGLAIVHSLVTAHHGRVEVRTAPAEGATFRILLPLDE; this is encoded by the coding sequence ATGCGCGGGCTGCGTGGCCGACTCTCGCTGCGCGGGCTGCGTGGCCGACTCTCGCTGCGCGGTCGGCTGCTGGCCATCGCCCTGATGCTGCTCGTGGCCGCCCTGCTCGGCAGCAACGCCCTGGCCGTCGTCCTGCTCAAGCGCGACCTGGTGCATCAGCTGGACAACCGGCTCCGCACCGCCGCCACGGCCGCCGCGCGCCTCACCGACCCGTCCGACATGGCGGGCGATCGGACCTCCCGGGTGCGCGACACCGTGGAGCAGCAGCTGACCGGCGATGTCTATCTGGCCTCCCTCGGCCCGAACGGCCGCGGCCGGCAAGTCATCCGGCCCGCGGCACACAGCGCTCCCACCCTGCCCCCGCTCGGCGCGGCGGCGGTCGGCGAGCGCGGCCGTCGGCCCTTCGAGGCCCCGGCCGCCGACGGCGGCGCGGCATGGCGGGTGATCGCCGTACCGCTCAACGCGCCGGGAGAACAGCGGAAGCAGGCCGAGGGCACCCACAGCGTGGTCGTCGCGGCCTCCCTCGCCCAGGTCAACGCGACGATCAGGCAGCTCGGCACCCGGATGCTGCTCATCGACTCCCTGGTGCTGGCGCTGCTCGCCGGGGCCGGGTGGTTCGCCGTACGCGCCGGGCTGCGCCCGCTGCGCCGGATCGAGACCACCGCGGCGGCCATCGCCGACGGCGACCTGTCCAGCCGCGTCCCGGAGCTGGCCGCATCCCGCACCGAACTCGGCCGTCTGGCCAGGGCGCTCAACGGCATGCTGGACCGGGTCGAGGAGAGCGACGCCGCGCGGGCGACCGCCGCCGAGCGGATGCGCCGCTTCATCGCGGACGCCAGCCACGAGCTGCGCACCCCGCTCTTCGGCATCAAGGGGTTCACCGAGCTGTACCGGATGGGCGGCATGCCCGAGCGCGCCGATGTCGACGCCGCGATGGGCCGGATCGAACGGGAGGCGGCGCGGCTGGTCCGGCTGGTCGAGGACCTGCTGCTGCTCGCCCGCCTCGACGAGTACGCCGCCGCCGCGGACCTCCCGCTCCATCCCACCCCGATGGATCTGCGCACCCTGGCCGCCGATGCCCTGCACGACCTGCGCGCGCTCGATCCACGGCGCCCGGTCACCCTCACCGGCCCCGGCGGCGGGCCGCCGGGTGGCGCACCGGTGCTCGGCGACGAGGCGAGACTGCGCCAGGTGGCCTCCAACCTCGTCGGCAACGCGGTGGCGCACACCCCGCCGGGCACTCCGGTCCGGATCGGCGTCGGCACGCGGGACGGTCTGGCGGTGCTGGAGCTGCACGACGAGGGGCCGGGGATGTCCGAGGAGCAGGCCGCCCGCGCCTTCGACCGCTTCTACCGCGCGGATGACGCCCGCGGCCGCATCGACAGCGGAGGCGCGGGGCTCGGCCTCGCCATCGTCCACTCCCTGGTGACGGCGCACCACGGCCGGGTCGAGGTGCGTACGGCCCCGGCCGAGGGCGCCACCTTCCGCATCCTGCTGCCCCTGGACGAGTGA
- a CDS encoding response regulator transcription factor — protein MTASERLLVVEDEPTLRELLSASLRLAGFAVVAVATGEQALAAVRERRPGLIVLDVMLPDIDGFEVVHRLRGQHPLAAAGHPPVLFLTARDAPEDRISGLRAGGDDYVTKPFNLEELVLRIRAILRRVSGRQSDGRLVVDDLELDPDSHQVARGGQPVRLSPTEFSLLRVLMENAGQVLSKSQLLELVWQYDFGGDDSIVASYISYLRRKVDPGEPKLIHTVRGTGYVLRRPPR, from the coding sequence ATGACGGCATCGGAACGGCTGCTGGTGGTGGAGGACGAGCCGACGCTGCGCGAGTTGCTCTCCGCGAGTCTGCGGCTGGCGGGCTTCGCGGTGGTCGCGGTCGCGACCGGGGAACAGGCGCTGGCCGCGGTGCGGGAGCGGCGTCCCGGCCTGATCGTGCTGGATGTGATGCTGCCCGACATCGACGGCTTCGAGGTCGTCCACCGGCTGCGCGGGCAGCATCCGCTCGCCGCGGCGGGCCATCCCCCGGTGCTGTTCCTCACCGCCCGCGATGCGCCCGAGGACCGGATCAGCGGGCTCAGGGCGGGCGGTGACGACTACGTCACCAAGCCGTTCAACCTGGAGGAGCTGGTCCTGCGCATCCGGGCCATTCTGCGCCGCGTCAGCGGCCGTCAGTCCGACGGCCGGCTGGTCGTCGACGATCTGGAGCTGGACCCCGACAGCCATCAGGTGGCCCGGGGCGGGCAGCCGGTGCGGCTGTCCCCGACCGAGTTCAGCCTGCTGCGCGTGTTGATGGAGAACGCCGGGCAGGTGCTGTCGAAGTCCCAGCTCCTGGAGCTGGTCTGGCAGTACGACTTCGGGGGCGACGACAGCATCGTCGCCTCCTACATCAGCTATCTGCGGCGCAAGGTGGATCCGGGCGAGCCGAAGCTGATCCATACGGTGCGCGGCACCGGGTATGTGCTGCGGAGGCCGCCGCGGTGA
- a CDS encoding MFS transporter — translation MPNGSIGSANTDTSISTGPLSGEQHTRWNRRLIGQVAILILVNTMVDTVVTAPLLVLPEMLDHFGTDQSAWIDASSLLAGAMWAPLLGKSADIHGKRRVLVGTLVTALAGALVCLVAPSLWVFIFGRLLQGAAVGAVFLTVALIRDMCAPDMAMVVTGVVTSGSALLSIVMPALFELTAAEFGWRSVFVASAIFAAIAAFLVHRLVPQSTVRTPGKVDIAGAVLLGGGLAAVLSYVSLGSEFGWFTVGPLALLIGGAAALTRWFLVASRIPEPVIDIRNLGRPLVLTLLVVVFGTGAYQSMLTLFGLIAKVSADQGLGYGLAAPGALGMLYGIPAIGIVLGGTLAGVLSTRVGPAVALAGGVAIGTVGTVGMFVGDSVLPLAVVCSFLLSLTAGTLVTSGFNMAATLAPPERQGVVSSMVMVMVATGAVILKFVGSAVLKSTHTVVDGETLNSALGVHGYIAMATGAFIAAAVVVVILLRTQRRRARTSVLES, via the coding sequence ATGCCCAACGGCAGCATCGGCAGCGCCAACACCGACACGAGCATCAGCACCGGACCGCTCAGCGGCGAACAGCACACGAGGTGGAACAGACGGCTCATCGGCCAGGTGGCCATCCTGATTCTGGTGAACACCATGGTGGACACCGTCGTCACCGCACCGCTCCTCGTCCTCCCCGAGATGCTCGACCACTTCGGCACCGACCAGTCGGCGTGGATCGACGCCAGCTCGCTGCTGGCGGGAGCGATGTGGGCACCACTGCTCGGGAAGAGCGCCGATATCCACGGCAAGCGCAGGGTGCTGGTGGGGACGTTGGTCACCGCATTGGCGGGTGCCCTGGTGTGTCTCGTCGCTCCCAGTCTCTGGGTGTTCATCTTCGGCCGCCTGCTCCAGGGAGCGGCCGTGGGAGCCGTGTTCCTCACGGTCGCCCTCATCCGTGACATGTGCGCACCGGACATGGCGATGGTCGTCACGGGCGTGGTGACCTCCGGCTCCGCGCTCCTCAGCATCGTCATGCCCGCCCTCTTCGAGTTGACGGCCGCGGAGTTCGGCTGGCGGAGCGTGTTCGTGGCGTCGGCGATCTTCGCGGCCATCGCGGCGTTCCTGGTGCACCGCCTCGTTCCCCAGTCCACGGTCAGGACACCGGGCAAGGTCGACATCGCCGGGGCCGTCCTCCTCGGTGGCGGGCTGGCGGCGGTGCTCAGCTATGTGAGCCTCGGGTCGGAGTTCGGCTGGTTCACCGTGGGACCGCTCGCCCTTCTCATCGGTGGCGCCGCGGCACTGACCCGGTGGTTCCTGGTGGCGAGCCGGATTCCCGAGCCCGTGATCGACATCAGAAACCTCGGCAGGCCACTGGTGCTCACGCTGCTCGTGGTCGTCTTCGGAACCGGCGCGTACCAGAGCATGCTCACGCTCTTCGGCCTGATCGCCAAGGTCTCGGCGGATCAGGGCCTCGGGTACGGACTCGCCGCCCCGGGAGCGCTGGGCATGCTGTACGGCATACCGGCGATCGGCATCGTGCTCGGCGGCACCCTGGCGGGCGTGCTCAGCACCCGGGTCGGACCGGCCGTGGCACTCGCGGGCGGAGTGGCGATCGGAACGGTGGGAACCGTCGGGATGTTCGTCGGGGACTCCGTGCTCCCTCTCGCGGTCGTCTGCTCCTTCCTGCTGAGCCTCACCGCGGGAACGCTCGTGACATCCGGCTTCAACATGGCGGCGACACTCGCGCCGCCGGAACGGCAGGGCGTCGTGTCCAGCATGGTCATGGTGATGGTGGCGACCGGGGCGGTGATCCTGAAGTTCGTGGGTTCGGCCGTACTCAAGTCCACCCACACGGTTGTGGACGGAGAGACGCTGAACTCGGCGCTGGGCGTGCACGGTTACATCGCCATGGCCACCGGCGCGTTCATCGCCGCCGCCGTGGTCGTCGTCATCCTCCTGCGCACGCAGCGGCGTCGCGCACGTACCTCGGTTCTGGAGTCATGA